Below is a window of Acidobacteriota bacterium DNA.
AGGTGCCTTCGACCGGAATCACCCACTACGGGGAAGTCGCTCGCAAGTACGCAGAGATTGCCGTCGCTCATGGGGCTGACCTCAAGACCGGCGCGGGAGTGACGGGATTTCGGAATTCCGCTGATGAAATCGTGGTGCAGACTCGCGCGGGAGATTTCTCCACGCGTTATGTGGTCAATTGCGCGGGCCTATACAGCGATAGGATTGCGCGGCTGGCAGGGCACGATCCGGAAATCATGATCGTGCCGTTTCGCGGCGAATACTACGACTTGATCCCAGAACGCAGTGGATTGGTGCGGAATCTCATTTATCCGGTCCCCGACCCGCGCTTCCCTTTTCTGGGTGTGCATTTTACGCGGCGTATTACTGGAACGATCGATGCTGGTCCGAACGCCGTCCTCGCACTGCGGCGGGAAGGTTACCGGCGTACGGATTTCAAAGTTGGTGAAGCGTTCGAAACGCTTACCTATCGCGGGTTCCTGGCGATGGCCAGCCGGCAATGGCGCTACGGGCTTTCGGAATACAAGCGGTCGTTTATGAAGAGCGTGTTCGTGCGCTCGCTGCAGGAACTGATTCCCGAAGTCCGGGCAGAGGATTTAGTTCCGGGCGGAGCCGGCGTACGCGCGCAGGCATTGGCTAAGGACGGCAATCTGGTGGATGATTTTCGCTTCGTTCCCAAGGACCGGTTTTTGCATGTGCTGAATGTTCCGTCCCCGGCGGCAACGGCCTCGCTGCCGATTGGACGAGAAGTTTTGAAGATGGTTCCGATGCAATTTTTGACGCACTGATCGGCGTCCGCCGGCCCGCAAACCCGATCACCCTGGTGTAGTCTGGACATTCGCGAATACCAGCCCGGAGAACAAGCCATGAGCAAGAGTGTGACCCGCAAACAGAAAGTCGCTTTCCTCGGTACCGGCAAGATCGGCGGCATCATATTGCAGGCACTGCTCCGCGATGGCCTGCTTTCACCGTCGCAGACGTGGGCCACGGTGGCGCACCCCGAACGCGCGCGGGCACTCAAGGACAAGCTCAAAGTCCACGCCGGAACCGACAATCTGGAAGCGGTACGCGACGCCGACATTATCTTTTTGGGTGTGAAACCGCAGGTCGTAGTCGAAGTGGTGCGGGAGATCCGCGCGCATGTCACTCGCAAGCAGCTATTGATTTCGGTCGCTGCGTCGGTGCCCACGGAGATGATCGAGCGGGAACTGGACGGAGAGGTGCCCGTCGTACGCGCCATGCCGAATACACCTTGCGTGTTGGGTGCGGGCATGACCGCTCTGTGCAAGGGACGATTCGCGCAGAAGCATCATCTGGATCTGGCGTCAAAGTTTTTCGATGCAGTCGGCCGTACGGTTGTGGTCGACGAAAAACATATGGATGCGGTG
It encodes the following:
- the lhgO gene encoding L-2-hydroxyglutarate oxidase, yielding MYDIAIVGGGIVGLSVAMQASEQYPGLRVLILEKENGVAQHQTGHNSGVIHSGIYYKPGSLKARLCVEGAREMVDFCQRNAIAYEVCGKVIVAINPEETARLDGLHQRGLANGLTGLEVLGPEGMREIEPHLVGVKALKVPSTGITHYGEVARKYAEIAVAHGADLKTGAGVTGFRNSADEIVVQTRAGDFSTRYVVNCAGLYSDRIARLAGHDPEIMIVPFRGEYYDLIPERSGLVRNLIYPVPDPRFPFLGVHFTRRITGTIDAGPNAVLALRREGYRRTDFKVGEAFETLTYRGFLAMASRQWRYGLSEYKRSFMKSVFVRSLQELIPEVRAEDLVPGGAGVRAQALAKDGNLVDDFRFVPKDRFLHVLNVPSPAATASLPIGREVLKMVPMQFLTH
- the proC gene encoding pyrroline-5-carboxylate reductase, translated to MSKSVTRKQKVAFLGTGKIGGIILQALLRDGLLSPSQTWATVAHPERARALKDKLKVHAGTDNLEAVRDADIIFLGVKPQVVVEVVREIRAHVTRKQLLISVAASVPTEMIERELDGEVPVVRAMPNTPCVLGAGMTALCKGRFAQKHHLDLASKFFDAVGRTVVVDEKHMDAVTGLSASGPAYIYIILESLAEAGVKVGLPRDIATLLAAQTTLGAARVVLETGDHPALLKDAVTTPAGCTIDGIMELEEGKLRVTLIKAVVKAVQRAKELAFS